From Cellulomonas dongxiuzhuiae, the proteins below share one genomic window:
- the ybaK gene encoding Cys-tRNA(Pro) deacylase codes for MARKDARSSSSGGTPALVTLAEAGVPHTARTYEHDPASDLGYGLEAARVLGVPPEQVFKTLVAEVDGTLTVAVVPVTGRLDLKALAAAVGGKRAAMADPHAAERATGYVVGGISPLGQRTTLRTVVDESVWLFDTVLVSGGRRGLDVELAPDDLVRLTDAVVADVARD; via the coding sequence GTGGCCAGGAAGGACGCACGCAGCAGCAGCAGCGGCGGCACCCCCGCCCTCGTCACGCTCGCGGAGGCCGGCGTGCCGCACACCGCCCGCACGTACGAGCACGACCCGGCGAGCGACCTCGGCTACGGCCTGGAGGCGGCGCGCGTGCTGGGGGTCCCGCCCGAGCAGGTCTTCAAGACCCTCGTCGCGGAGGTCGACGGCACGCTGACCGTGGCGGTCGTACCCGTGACCGGCCGGCTGGACCTCAAGGCGCTCGCCGCAGCGGTCGGCGGCAAGCGGGCCGCGATGGCGGACCCCCACGCCGCCGAGCGCGCGACCGGCTACGTGGTGGGCGGGATCTCGCCGCTGGGGCAGCGCACGACGCTGCGCACCGTGGTGGACGAGAGCGTGTGGCTGTTCGACACCGTGCTCGTGTCCGGCGGCCGGCGCGGGCTGGACGTCGAGCTCGCGCCCGACGACCTCGTGCGGCTCA